One window of Centropristis striata isolate RG_2023a ecotype Rhode Island chromosome 23, C.striata_1.0, whole genome shotgun sequence genomic DNA carries:
- the cul2 gene encoding cullin-2 produces MSLKPRVVDFDETWNKLLTTIKAVVMLDYVERATWNDRFSDIYALCVAYPEPLGERLYTETKVFLENHVRQLYKKVLESEEKVLVMYHRYWDEYSKGADYMDCLYRYLNTQFIKKNKLTEADLQYGYGGVDMNEPLMEIGELALDMWRKLMIEPLQTVLIRMLLNEIKNDRCGENPNQKVIHGVINSFVHVEQYKKKFPLKFYQEIFEGPFLTKTGEYYKQEASNLLQESNCSQYMEKVLGRLKDEEMRCRKYLHPSSYAKVIHECQQRMVADHLQFLHGECQSIIRQEKRDDMANMYTLLRAVSNGLPHMIQELQVHIHNEGIRGTSNLSQENMPTLFVESVLEVHSKFVQLINTVLNGDQHFMSALDKALTSVVNFREPKSICKAPELLAKYCDNLLKKSAKGMTENEVEDKLTSFITVFKYIDDKDIFQKFYARMLAKRLIHGLSLSMDSEEAMINKLKQACGYEFTSKLHRMYTDMSVSADLNNKFNNFIKTQETVVDLGISFQIYVLQAGAWPLTHVPSSTFAIPQELEKSVQLFELFYNQHFSGRKLTWLHYLCTGEVKMNYLSKPYVAMVTTYQMAVLLAFNNSQTVTYKELQDGTQMNEKELQKTIKSLLDVKMLNHDSQKEEIETESTFSLNMSFTSKRTKFKITTSMQKDTPQEMEQTRSAVDEDRKMYLQAAIVRIMKARKVLRHNALIQEVINQSKARFNPSISMIKKCIEVLIDKQYIERSQTSADEYSYVA; encoded by the exons ATGTCCTTAAAGCCGCGGGTGGTGGATTTCGACGAGACATGGAACAAGCTACTGACGACAATCAAGGCTGTTGTAATGCTCGACTATGTGGAGAGAGCCACGTGGAATGATCGGTTCTC TGACATTTATGCCTTGTGCGTTGCATACCCAGAGCCTTTGGGTGAGAGATTATACACAGAGACCAAGGTGTTTCTTGAGAATCATGTTCGGCAGTTGTATAAG aaaGTCCTGGAATCAGAGGAGAAGGTTTTAGTGATGTACCACAGATACTGGGATGAGTACAGCAAAGGAGCTGACTACATGGACTGCTTGTACAG GTATCTCAACACTCAGTTCATCAAGAAGAACAAACTAACAGAAGCAGACCTGCAGTACGGCTACGGGGGAGTGGACATGAATGAGCCTCTCATGGAGATCGGAGAG TTGGCACTCGATATGTGGAGGAAGCTAATGATCGAGCCCCTTCAGACTGTCCTGATCCGGATGTTGCTCAATGAAatcaaaaa TGATCGTTGTGGTGAAAACCCCAACCAGAAGGTAATCCACGGGGTCATCAACTCCTTTGTTCATGTTGAACAGTACAAGAAGAAGTTTCCACTAAAG TTTTATCAGGAAATCTTCGAAGGGCCATTTCTGACCAAAACAGGAGAGTATTACAAACAGGAAGCCTCCAATCTACTGCAAGAATCCAACTGCTCACAGTATATGGAGAAG GTTTTGGGCCGGTTGAAAGACGAAGAGATGAGATGTCGGAAGTACCTGCACCCAAGCTCCTACGCCAAAGTCATCCATGAATGCCAGCAGAGAATGGTGGCAGATCATCTGCAGTTCCTGCACGGGGAGTGCCAGAGCATTATTCGGCAGGAGAAGAGAGACG ACATGGCCAACATGTACACCCTGTTGCGAGCCGTGTCAAACGGTCTGCCCCACATGATCCAGGAGCTACAGGTCCACATCCACAACGAGGGCATCCGAGGCACCAGTAACCTCTCTCAGGAAAAC ATGCCAACCCTGTTTGTGGAGTCAGTGCTGGAGGTTCACAGTAAATTTGTTCAGCTCATAAACACAGTCCTAAATGGAGATCAGCACTTCATGAGTGCACTCGATAAG GCTTTGACGTCTGTGGTGAACTTCAGGGAGCCCAAGTCCATCTGTAAAGCCCCTGAACTG CTGGCGAAATACTGTGACAATCTGCTGAAAAAGTCTGCAAAGGGAATGACGGAGAACGAAGTGGAGGACAAGCTGACGAGCTTCATCACAGTGTTCAAGTACATAGACGACAAGGACATCTTTCAAAAG TTTTATGCCAGAATGCTTGCAAAGCGGTTAATACATGGTTTATCATTGTCAATGGACTCAGAAGAAGCCATGATAAACAAACTAAAG CAAGCTTGTGGCTACGAGTTCACAAGCAAACTCCACAGAATGTACACAGACATGAGCGTGAGCGCCGACCTCAACAACAAGTTCAACAATTTCATCAAGACGCAGGAGACGGTGGTGGACCTCGGCATCAGCTTCCAGATCTATGTTTTACAG GCTGGAGCCTGGCCCCTCACACACGTCCCCTCCTCCACATTCGCCATTCCTCAAGAACTAGAGAAGAGTGTGCAGTTG TTTGAGTTGTTCTATAATCAGCACTTCAGTGGGAGGAAGTTGACCTGGCTGCACTATCTctgcacag GTGAGGTGAAGATGAACTACCTGTCCAAGCCCTACGTTGCCATGGTGACCACCTACCAGATGGCAGTGCTGCTGGCCTTCAACAACAGCCAGACGGTGACCTACAAGGAGCTGCAGGACGGCACCCAGATGAACGAGAAGGAGCTACAGAAGACCATCAAGTCCCTGCTGGACGTCAAGATGCTCAACCACGACTCACAAAAG GAGGAGATTGAAACCGAGTCCACTTTTTCATTAAATATGAGTTTCACCAGTAAAAGGACAAAGTTCAAGATCACAACGTCAATGCAGAAAGACACACCACAG GAGATGGAGCAGACGAGGAGCGCCGTAGACGAGGACCGCAAAATGTATTTACAAGCTGCTATAGTGAGAATCATGAAGGCCCGCAAGGTGCTCCGACACAACGCCCTCATCCAGGAG GTCATCAATCAGTCCAAAGCCAGGTTCAACCCCAGTATCAGCATGATCAAGAAGTGCATCGAGGTGCTCATCGACAAGCAGTACATTGAGCGAAGCCAGACCTCTGCAGACGAGTACAGCTACGTGGCGTAG